From Pan paniscus chromosome 6, NHGRI_mPanPan1-v2.0_pri, whole genome shotgun sequence, one genomic window encodes:
- the ZP3 gene encoding zona pellucida sperm-binding protein 3: MELSYRLFICLLLWGSTELCYPQPLWLLQGGASRPETSVQPVLVECQEATLMVMVSKDLFGTGKLIRAADLTLGPEACEPLVSMDTEDVVRFEVGLHECGNSMQVTDDALVYSTFLLHDPRPVGNLSIVRTNRAEIPIECRYPRQGNVSSQAILPTWLPFRTTVFSEEKLTFSLRLMEENWNAEKTSPTFHLGDAAHLQAEIHTGSHVPLRLFVDHCVATPTPDQNASPYHTIVDFHGCLVDGLTDASSAFKVPRPGPDTLQFTVDVFHFANDSRNMIYITCHLKVTLAEQDPDELNKACSFSKPSNSWFPVEGPADICQCCNKGDCGTPSHSRRQPHVVSQWSRSASRNRRHVTEEADVTVGPLIFLDRSGDHEVEHWALPSDTSVVLLGVGLAVVVSLTLTAVILVLTRRCRTASHPVSASE, encoded by the exons ATGGAGCTGAGCTATAGGCTCTTCATCTGCCTCCTGCTCTGGGGTAGTACTGAGCTGTGCTACCCCCAACCCCTCTGGCTCTTGCAGGGTGGAGCCAGCCGTCCTGAGACGTCCGTACAGCCCGTACTGGTGGAGTGTCAGGAGGCCACTCTGATGGTCATGGTCAGCAAAGACCTTTTTGGCACCGGGAAGCTCATCAGGGCTGCTGACCTCACCTTGGGCCCAGAGGCCTGTGAGCCTCTGGTCTCCATGGACACAGAAGATGTGGTCAGGTTTGAGGTTGGACTCCACGAGTGTGGCAACAGCATGCAG GTAACTGACGATGCCCTGGTGTACAGCACCTTCCTGCTCCATGACCCCCGCCCCGTGGGAAACCTGTCCATCGTGAGGACTAACCGTGCAGAGATTCCTATCGAGTGCCGCTACCCCAG GCAGGGCAATGTGAGCAGCCAGGCCATCCTGCCCACCTGGTTGCCCTTCAGGACCACGGTGTTCTCAGAGGAGAAGCTGACTTTCTCTCTGCGTCTGATGGAGG AGAACTGGAACGCTGAGAAGACGTCCCCCACCTTCCACCTGGGAGATGCAGCCCACCTCCAGGCAGAAATCCACACTGGCAGCCACGTGCCACTGCGGTTGTTTGTGGACCACTGCGTGGCCACACCGACACCAGACCAGAATGCCTCCCCTTATCACACCATCGTGGACTTCCATGG CTGTCTTGTCGACGGTCTCACTGATGCCTCTTCTGCATTCAAAGTTCCTCGACCCGGGCCAGATACACTCCAGTTCACAGTGGATGTCTTCCACTTTGCTAATGACTCCAGAAACATG ATATACATCACCTGCCACCTGAAGGTCACCCTAGCTGAGCAGGACCCAGATGAACTCAACAAAGCCTGTTCCTTCAGCAAGCCTTCCAACAG CTGGTTCCCAGTGGAAGGCCCGGCTGACATCTGTCAATGCTGTAACAAAGGTGACTGTGGCACTCCAAGCCATTCCAGGAGGCAGCCTCATGTCGTGAGCCAGTGGTCCAGGTCTGCTTCCCGTAACCGCAGGCATG TGACAGAAGAAGCAGATGTCACCGTGGGGCCACTGATCTTCCTGGACAGGAGTGGTGACCATGAAGTAGAGCACTGGGCTTTGCCTTCTGACACCTCAGTGGTGCTGCTGGGCGTAGGCCTGGCTGTGGTGGTGTCCCTGACTCTGACTGCTGTTATCCTGGTTCTCACCAGGAGGTGTCGCACTGCCTCCCACCCTGTGTCTGCTTCcgaataa